From the genome of Sphingobacterium sp. UGAL515B_05:
CATATGAAACTAAATCTTTTTAGGCTCCAAATACTGGATTTGCCAGTCTGCAAATAGGTTGAAAACCCGAAAAATCAACGTCTGTAGAAAGATATCCTTCTTTTACTGGCTCCTCTTTCACCAAATCAGTACTTAGGTATTTTTTGTTATCATCGCAAAGTAGCGTCACCACGACAGCTTCATCACCCAATTCCTGTTGTAATTTAATCGCTCCGATTACATTTGCTCCGGAAGAGATACCAACAGCCAATCCCAATTGACGTGACAGCTTCTGCGCCATGATAATGGAGTCGCCATCATTCGCACAAACGACAGTATCGAGTTCATCTAAATCCACAATAGCAGGAATAAATTCATCAGATATTCCCTGAATACGGTGTGAACCTACTTTATGTCCTGTAGTCAAGGTTGGACTTTCTGCCGGTTCCAGTGGATGTACACGGACATTTGGGTTTACCTTTCTTAAGCTTCTCCCCACACCCATTACTGTACCACCAGTTCCCACACCAGCAACAAAAGCATCAGCTACTAAGCCCTGTTCTTCCAGTTGCTTTACAATCTCGTAACCTGTGGTTTTCTCATGCGCTTCGGCATTATATTGATTCTCAAATTGCCGTGGAAGAAAAACACCGCCTTTCGCAGCAAGCTCTTCACTTAAACGAATACTTCCTAAAAAACCACCTTCTTCTTTGCTTATCAACTGAATATCCGCTCCCATACTTCGAATAATATCGGTACGCTCCTTACTCAGCCAGTTAGGCATAATAATCTTTACTTGATGACCAAGCGCTTTGCCGATTGCTGAAAAAGCAATCCCTGTATTTCCACTTGTGGCTTCAATAACAACATCAGTCGGGCGAATCTGACAATTCATATAAGCTTTATATAAAATATAAAGAGCCATCCTATCTTTAATGCTACCGGTCAGATTGTAGTTCTCACATTTTACGAAAATTCGTCCGGGTTTACCTTTGTAAGTATACTGTAGTTCCAACATTGGCGTATTTCCAACTAATCGCCACAGATGTTTAAACCTCTTGTCCAATGCAGGTGACAAACACGCACTTAATAATTCTTGTTCAGCCATTTCTTGTAAATGATTATTCTGTTGCAAAATTGACCAATGACAAGATAATATTCAATACATCACCATAATTTCAATAAAAATTAAATTAAAAGTCATAAAAACCAATAAATAATTCAGAACATTAGCGTATTTTTACACTCGTACCGAAAATATTCAGATTATGGAATTGGATGATATCGATGTAAAATTATTGCGCCTCCTACAGCAAGATGCCTCAATGAGTAATAAAGCGCTATCCTTTGAACTCAACAAATCTATTGCAGCTGTTCATGAACGTGTTAGAAAGCTAAAGCGGTTGGGCTACATCAAAAAAACGGTGGCAATTTTGGATCGCCACAAAATAGGCATTGGGTTAATTTCATTTTCCCAGGTTTTTCTCAAGGCGCATACGTTTGAGGTGTTGAATGAATTCGAAAAAGAGGTGGCTAAATTTCCCGAGGTGATGGAATGCTACCAAATGGCAGGCTCTTACGACTTTATGTTACGTATAGCAACCAAAGATATGGATGCTTATCATATTTTTCTGCGGCATCGACTGGCTGTATTACCTCAAGTAAACACCGTACAGACCTACTTTGTATTATCGGAGACAAAAAGCGAGACGGCTTATCCCCTTTAATTTTTGTCTTAAAAACGAAGGAATATTGCTGTTATGTGCAATAGCATTATTGCACATAACAGCAATGAAAAAATAATTAATCGAATAACAAGGTACCCGTCACATTCCAGCTACTGAAACTTGTTCCTTCAGGTGCTCCCTGTGGGATCTGTACCTGCATCGTATGGTCTCCAGCTTTTAAATCCCCTAGATCAATATAGATCGGTGGTGTTACTGTACCTGGACACCAATTGGAGCGACTCAGATCGGATGAAGACAACCCTGTAGCAAAATTGCCTGAAGCGGGGTTCGACAAACGATACGAACCGCAATCATTGCGCCAAGGGGTGTATTTAAAGAGCAATGCATCGTTTAGGAAAATGCGGTTTTCTTTAGGCACAAACTCATCACCATTGCCCCAGCCTCCATGCCCTGTGGTAATGTAGCGTAATTGCACGTTTTTAGCATCCTGGTCCAAATGAAATGAAACAGTAAGACCTTTCTCCTTGTCAAACATAGATCCATACTCCTGACCGCCCATTTCCATGACATTGGTCGTCGTAAATAAAGACATCGCCTTTTTCAGACTGCCTTTTGACTCGGCATCGAAGCCCGGATGTATCGTCAGCTCCACACTAACCTCATGTCCATTTTTATCATAGTTACCAATGAAGGCCCCCACATAGACCTCCTGCTCGCTCAACATACCTGCCAATTCGGTTACGTCCTGACGGTACAGCACTGAGTCTTGCCAAACCTTATCCTTTAACTGAAGATAGTTAAACTGCTTAACACCAAATGGTGTAAAGAAACGCATCAATTCAACAATAGGCTCAAAGGATGTTGTTTTTACAACCCCTTGATAGGCTTTACCATTGCCATTTTCATACTTAGGAAGGGTATTCATACCATTTTTCATGCCATCCAAAAAGCTCTGTGCCTTATTGGTCGGGATGATAAAAACTGATCCAGTGCGATCATAGGCATCACCTTTCGATTGTTCGACCAACTGCACAAATACATTGTCGCTTGTCTTTATTTTTGGGATTTTCACCTTTTTTACCAAAACTGTCCCATTAGCAAAACGTAAAATAGAATCCGATTTCACATCATCTGCAAAACGTATTCTTTCCTTCCGAAAAACAGGTATTTGAATAAAACGGTTCTTCCAGATGAGATCTTTGTAAGAAAGTTCGTCGTAAGGTTTTTCATTTCCTTTCAGCCTCAGTTGATCCGGTATAGTCTTTACCTTTTCTACTTTAGTGGCAAAAGTCCGTGTATTCCCATTGCGGATTACCTCGAGTACCAGACCAAGGTCCTGACCAAGTTCCGTGGGTGCACCTTTGACCCCTAATTTATCGGTATACCAAACTTCTATTTTATTGGAATTGATGCTCGTCTCCACTTTTTTACAGGGATAGCCCAATATTGTTTTAGTCTCGTTTGTGGCGTTAAATTTTTGCTTCGAAAGTGCGAGCGAATCTTTGGTTAGAATGATTGATCCGTCTTTGAGTTTAGCAATTTTAAGTAAAGCATTGCCTCCAGCACGCTCCACCACAACCCGTTCGTATGGCGGCGCCAACTGTCCATTCATTTCTTTTGCCGAACTAACAAAAGTCTCCTTTTCATTGGCATAGACTAGAATGGCATTTTGATTGGCAGCTGTATTCCCATTGAAACTTTGATTATATTGAATGACATAATTCGACAGCTTTTGCGCCTGCGAAGACAATGACAAACATAAAATAGACGTGAAAAGAATACTTTTCTTCATAGCATGTGTTTTGGTTTAGATGCAAAAATAAGAAAGGCTTTAGGAATTCCTAAAGCCTTTCTTATTTTATGCTAAAACGTTTATTTGATCAACCAGATATCCAAGAGGTAAAATACCGCAAAAATCACCGAGGCATAACCGTTGGTTGTCATAAAGTCGCGATTGACCCGACTTAAATTAGTCGATGAAAACAGGGTATGCTGGTAAATCAGCAACGCCCCATAAAAGACCACACCTAAATAATAAATCCAACCTACAGACATCAAAAATGCTGGTATTAAAATAAATATAAAAGAAAGCACATGCAGACATTCCGAAACGCGCATAGCTCCTTTCGTTCCTAACCACACGGGTATAGAATTAAGATGATTGGCCCGATCAAAGGCTTCGTCCTGTAAAGCGTAAATAATATCGAAGCCACTCACCCAAGTCAACACAGCGAAACCATAAAGTACCGGAACGGTCGCAAATTGTCCTGTAATAACCATATATGCGCCTATTGGAGCCAATCCCAGCCCTGCCCCCAATACAAGATGGCATAAGGGCGTTATGCGCTTTGTATAGGAGTAAAAAAGCACAACAAAAAGTGCAATGGGCGACAACATAAAGCAAAGAGAATTGATAAAATACGTAGCTGCAATAAAAATCAAGCAATTTACCAGCGTAAAAACCAATGCATTTTTAGCGGAAATTTTTCCAGCAGGAATATCACGCATGGCCGTTCTTGGATTAATGGCATCAATATCTCTATCCAGATAACGATTGAATGCCATGGCAGCATTACGGGCCGTCACCATACAAACGAGCATCAAAACCAATAATTTCCACGAAAAGGCATAGTCTGTTGTGTGCAATGCCAAAAAGAAGCCAATAAAGGCAAATGGCAATGCAAATACACTATGGGCAAATAAAACTAAGGATAAGTATTTTTTCATCTGAACTTAAAATCTAGCTAAAACTGTTCGTTTCCGTCGAGTTCAGGGCGAACAAATCGGCCATTAACTTCATCGATAGCTTCTAAAATAGGCTCATGCCCCATTTTCTTCTCCGCAGACGTTAGGAAAATTGGCGGCACCTCCTCAAACCATTGGAGCAATGATTTTTTAAATTTCGCAATATTCGCATCGGATTTAACAGTCGATTGCTTATCGGCTTTGGTGAAAACCAACATAAATGGTAAACCGCATTCGCCCAACCAATAGCAAAAATCAAGATCAATCTTTTGTGGTTCATGACGGCTATCCACCAACACAAAAACACATTGCAAATTGTCCCGATGGGTAAGATACCGACGGATGAACTTTTCCCATTCATTACGACTTGTTTTAGAGGCCTTAGCAAAACCATAACCTGGCAAATCCACCAAATACCATGTATCGTCGATGATAAAATGATTGATCAACTGCGTCTTACCAGGTTTCTGGGAGGTCTTGGCAAGTCCTTTCTTGTTGGTCATTGCATTGATCAACGATGATTTACCGACATTTGAACGTCCGATAAACGCATATTCCGGCAAATTGGGTGCAGGTAATTTGTCAACTCTCGTGTTACTGCACACGAATTCGGCTTTTTTCACTTCCATGGAACAAAGGTACGTTAAATGAATCCCTTTGACAAGATTTGTACGGCTTCTATTCCATAAAAAAGCTTGACTTCCGATTTTATGGGCAGGATAATAAAATGTCCCTAATTATTTTTAACTTTCACTACAAACGATTAGTCAAACGAATAAGCGTATTCCGAAGCGGCATTATGCAATCGGAGAACGATGTAGTATTAACCAAATAAAAGAAGTCCTGCATGTAATAAGAAAACCTGTATGAATATAAAGAGGCCTGCACGTAATAAAAGAAGGCCAGTGCAAAGAACGGAAACATCACCCTGCATAAAATTTTTTAAGGGCGCTGTAACAATTCAGCTGTACAAGATACTAACTACATAAATAAACGTCAGTCTTTGGAAAAAAAGCAATGTTCTTAAAAACCCAAAGAACGAATAAATTAAACCTTAAAATAGATGTTACTCGAAATCAATCATGTCACCAAAGATTACGCCAATCACCGTGCATTGGACGATGTATCCATTCAAATCCCAAAGGGTAAGATTTTTGGGCTATTGGGGCCAAACGGGGCTGGAAAAACATCCCTGATCCGTATTATTAACCAAATTACCGCCCCCGATTCCGGCGAAATTCTGTTTAATGGCGAAGCGTTGGGGCCACAGCATATTGCTCAAATCGGCTATTTACCCGAAGAGCGGGGTTTGTATAAAAAAATGAAAATCGGTGATCAAATGTTGTATTTGGCACAGCTTAAGGGGCTTTCCAAGCGAGAAGCCTTAGCACGCATCCGAGATTGGTGCCAGCGCCTGGACATCACATCCTGGTTAGACAAAAAGATAGAAGATCTCAGTAAAGGTATGCAGCAAAAAGTACAATTTGTCGCTACAGTCATCCACCAACCACAATTGATTATCTTAGATGAGCCCTTTTCGGGATTTGATCCCGTAAATGCCAATATCATAAAAGAACAGATTCTCCGCTTAAATCAAGAAGGTGCGACCATTATATTTTCCACACACCGCATGGAGACTGTGGAAGAGCTTTGCGATAATATTGCCCTCATCAATCGATCGAAAAAAATACTGGATGGTTCTGTACAAGCGATTAAAAAAGAATACCGAAATCAAACCTATCGATTGGAATATACAGCAAGCGAAGATAATTTTCTTCTGTCCGACGACACCCTATTTAAGGTCATCACGTCAACAAAGCATGAAAAAACATACATCACTACAATTCAACTAAATAACAACAGTCATATCAATGATGTATTAATGCGTTTCATCCCCAAAATACAGCTCAATCAACTCATTGAAATCGTTCCCTCAATGGCGGATATTTTCATCCAAAAAGTCACACAAGTATCACCTACAGCTAACGATCATGCATAAAATATTACTTATCATCCAACGGGAATACCTATCACGTGTCAAGAAAAAATCTTTTATTGTCATGACTTTTGCCGTGCCCCTGTTCTTTTTCGCACTGTATGCAGGCATGTTTTATCTGACAAAAAAGAGCTTTAAAGATTCGCACACCGAAGTCTTTATTTTAGATGAGCAAGGCGACTTTGCCAGCAGACTCCAAAGCAATAAAAATGTAAGTTATACGGTATCCAAATTGGACCTGCAGGCCCAAAAAGTGCAGCTTACACAAAGCGAAGGGAAACAGTCGATCCTTTATATTCCAAAAGATATTTTAACAAGCAAACGAGCCGAACTGATTACCGGCGGCAAGACAAGTTTTGTCACACAGGAGATCATTAGCGGCCAATTGGAAGAGATCATCCGTGAAAAGGAATATAAAGCCAAGGGAATCGACCTGCAGATTATCCAGTCCATTAAGCCCAAAGTCACCATCGATGCAAAAGAATTAACAGCAGACGGTGAAGAAAAGAACAGCAATACAGCCATTGCAATGGGTCTTGGTGTCGCTTTGGCTATCTTAGTATACCTATCCCTGTTTCTCTATGGTGCCCAGGTAATGCGTGGTATTATCGAAGAAAAAAGCAACCGCATCATCGAAGTCATTATTTCCTCGGTCAAACCCTTTCAGCTCATGATGGGTAAAATTGTTGGGATCGGTATGGTTGGACTGACGCAATTTGTCATGTGGCTCGTGCTTACAGGAGGCCTTTTTATCACGGCAACACTCCTATTTGTCAATTCTCAGGATATGCAGGAGGTTGCGGCAAGCCAACCTGGAGCGGGTAATATGAGTACCGTATCAAAAGCAATGGCCCAGAATGATTCTGCTTCTATCCTTACGTCGATCCAAAGCTTTAATTTCACGGAAGTCATCATTTTCTTCTTTCTGTTTTTTATTGCCGGATATCTGCTGTATAGTGCTATTTTCGCTGCTGCTGGTTCAGCTGTCGACAATGAAACAGAGGCCAATCAGTTTTCAATGCCCATTACCATGCCTTTGCTATTAACCTATATTCTTTCTTTTGGCGTCATTATCAATGATCCCAATGGACCGATTGCAACATGGTTAAGCTTTATTCCATTCACCTCTCCCATCGCTATGCTCGTTCGCATACCTTTTGGTGTACCCCTGTGGCAGATTCTGACCTCACTGACCTTGCTCATACTGACCTTCTTATTTGTGACCTGGGTTGCTGCCCGCATCTATCGTGTCGGTATTTTGATCTATGGTAAAAAAGCAAGTCTCAAAGAAATCATCAAATGGTTCAATTACAAAAGCTAGCCGTATTCTGAACCAGCTGTGCATAACTACAGCAACATAAAAAGGGCCAAATTGCAAGCAATTTGGCCCTTTTCTTTTATATAAAAGCATCCCGATTAGGCTACGATCATAAATAGTACGATCAGCACCTAAAAACAGCTCAATTAATATCTTATATTCAATTTTTTAAAGACAAAATGCCACAACCATATCGGTCCGACAAGTAAAAACTGTAGAAACTGCTGTCCTGTGATTTTCGTCTTTTCCTTTCCCTTACCGATAAAAAGCGCCACAATAGCTAGCAATGCGATCCCCAAACACACCCAGATGACAGCAGGGCCACCATTCTTTTGTGCGTATTCCAGTTGCACAATAAAGAAACTCATGCCCCCGATAGAGAATAATATCGCATAAGACAACGTTGCGGACAGCTTTAAATAATAATAAATGACAATAGCGATGAAGAAAGACCCCCAATTCAAAAAAGTATGCCAATTGAGTTTGACCAAGAACTCGAACTGTGGAAATGGGATCATCCAGATGCAGCCCATGATACCAAAAAACAATAATGGTAAAAAGATGGCTTGAATCAGACGATTGGTCGGATCCTGAAAATTAGCATCCAGCTCCGCAAAATACTTATCTACGGGACGTAAAGGTTCGACTTCTTGAACTTTCTTCTTTTGTTTCATTCGGCAAATTTAACAAATATTGGGCATGCCTTAGGCCTTAAAGATGATAATATTCCTTATTTTTTGGTCTGCTGCACGTCATTATATGCTTTCAGGAGACACAAACTCGCTTACTCCTATTCTATTCCGTAATATTGCAGCATGAACTCTTACAAACATATCTTATTTGATCTGGACGGAACCCTGACCGACCCCGCGGAAGGAATTACGAAATGTATTGCCTATGCCTTGGAATCAAAAGGCATCCATACAGCAGATCTGAATAGCCTCAAACCCTTGATCGGCCCGCCCCTCAAAGATTCTTTCATACATACCTTTGGGTTTGACGAAAGCGAAGCAATCGCCTGTGTAGAAAAATATCGGGAGCGCTTTTCAACCATAGGGCTGTATGAGAATATCCTGTTTGATCGCATACCTGAGCTTTTAGCGTTGCTAAAAACAAAAGGGTACAGCATCTACCTTGCGACCTCCAAACCCGAAATTTTCGCCCACAAAATATTACAGCACTTTGCAATAAATACCTATTTTGATTTTGCGGGCGGAAGCGCTTTGGACGATTCCAGACCGACCAAAACCAGTGTCATCCAATATGTCATGGAACAGGCCAAGCTAACAAGTCCACAAGACTGCCTCATGATCGGAGATCGCAAACATGATCTGATTGGTGCACGAGAAACAGGCATGGATGCTGTTGGTGTATTGTATGGCTATGGTAGCCAAGCCGAACTCGAACAGGAAGATCCGACCTATCTATTGGCTACAGTGACAGATCTGATGGAATTTTTCCAATAATTACCGATAATAAAAAGGGTATCCAAAAGATCCGACCTATTTATTGGCTACAATTTGCTTCAATTTAAGTCAAATCAAATTTAACTCAAGTCAATCCAAGTAACTCAAGTCAAGCCGATTCAATTCAAATCAAGTCATTTGAGTCGATTCAATTTAAGTCATTTGAGTCGATTCAATTTAAGTCCACCCTTTAAAGAATGGAATGGCTGAAATGATCAAGTTGAGGAAACGTGTAGCATTGCATAAAAAAAGCTCCAAACATTTCGTTTGGAGCTTCTTTATGCTGGATCCTTAGGAACTATTTTGCGTAAGACACAGATCTTGTCTCACGAATTACAGTTACTTTAATTTGCCCTGGATAAGTCATTTCCGTTTGAATACGGTTAGAGATATCAGCAGCTAGTATTTCCGACTGTGCGTCAGACACCTTCTCACTCTCAACGATGACACGTAGCTCACGGCCAGCTTGTATCGCGAAGGTTTTCTCAACCCCAGGATACGATAAAGCCAAATCTTCCAACTCTTTTAGGCGCTTGATATAACTTTCCACAACCTCACGACGTGCGCCTGGGCGTGCACCAGAGATCGCGTCACAAGCCTGAACAACCGGAGATATTAAGGCAGTCATTTCGATCTCATCATGGTGAGCACCAATTGCATTACATACATCAGGGTGTTCCTTGTATTTCTCGGCAAGTTGCATACCTAAAATAGCGTGTGGCAACTCCGGATTATCATCAGGCACTTTACCTATATCGTGTAGTAATCCAGCACGTTTCGCATGTTTAACATTCAGACCTAGTTCTGCCGCCATTGTTGCTGCAAAATTAGCTACCTCACGCGAGTGTTGTAAAAGATTCTGTCCGTAAGACGAGCGGTAACGCATGCGCCCTACCATACGAATCAATTCAGGGTGCAAACCATGGATTCCCAAATCGATCGCGGTACGTTCACCAATTTCAACGATTTCATCCTCTATTTGCGTCCGCGTCTTAGCAACAACCTCTTCAATACGAGCCGGGTGAATACGACCATCTGTTACCAAACGGTGTAAAGCCAAACGCGCTATTTCGCGACGTACGGGATCGAAACCAGATAGGATAATTGCTTCGGGTGTATCGTCTACAATGATTTCTACGCCTGTTGCAGCTTCCAATGCACGAATATTACGACCTTCGCGACCAATAATACGACCTTTGATTTCATCATTTTCGATATTGAAAATTGAGACGGTATTTTCGATCGCAGATTCCGTAGCAGTGCGTTGGATGGTCTGAATAACAACCTTTTTCGCCTCTTTAGTCGCCGTCAATTTGGCCTCATCCACAATATCTTTGATTTGAATCATCGCTTGTGAGCGGGCTTCTTCGCGCAACGAGTCCACCAATTGATTTTTTGCTTCGTCAGCAGTTACGCCAGCGATACTTTCCAATTGCTTAATCTGTTGTAATTTGAGCGTTTCTACTTCTTCAGATTTCTTTTCATTCAGTTCAACCAACTTATCCAATTGCTTTTTCTTGGTATCCACCTCTTGCTTATCGCGATTGATGTTTTCCAGCTTTTGGTTAATTGACTGTTCTTTTTGTCTTAACGTATTTTCCTTTTGGTTGATGGTATTGTTACGTTGATTGACTTCCTTTTCGTGTTCAGATTTTAATTGAAGGAACTTTTCTTTGGCCTCTAACAGGCGTTTCTTTTTAATGTGTTCCCCTTCCTGCTCTGCATCTTTCAGTATGCTATTTACCTTATCCTTGGCTTCCTGTTCTTGTTTTTTAAATAACAGAACCAATAGATAACGACCTATAACAACACCAACAATCAGAGAAATTATGCTATAAATTGCGATGTCCATGTATGTATAATTGTATTATTTGTGTTTGTTTTTATTAATTATGTTCAATTTCCAGTAAAATCACCAATCAGCCTGTTCCCTTATCCTTGGTATAAGCCAACTCAGTAGCGATCCCAATAAGTGCATCAGCACTACATGACAAAAAAAAACCGCAATTAAATTTAAACAGGTCTCATGTATTATTAAACTTCGTGATTACATAATTAGGCTTAGATTGTGACCCAGATGGCTTTCGCAAAATGGCCTATATCTTTTTGCGCCTGTAATATTGAAGCGTTAAGTTTAAAATAGTGACAACCCGAATTTAATTGCG
Proteins encoded in this window:
- a CDS encoding PLP-dependent cysteine synthase family protein; this translates as MAEQELLSACLSPALDKRFKHLWRLVGNTPMLELQYTYKGKPGRIFVKCENYNLTGSIKDRMALYILYKAYMNCQIRPTDVVIEATSGNTGIAFSAIGKALGHQVKIIMPNWLSKERTDIIRSMGADIQLISKEEGGFLGSIRLSEELAAKGGVFLPRQFENQYNAEAHEKTTGYEIVKQLEEQGLVADAFVAGVGTGGTVMGVGRSLRKVNPNVRVHPLEPAESPTLTTGHKVGSHRIQGISDEFIPAIVDLDELDTVVCANDGDSIIMAQKLSRQLGLAVGISSGANVIGAIKLQQELGDEAVVVTLLCDDNKKYLSTDLVKEEPVKEGYLSTDVDFSGFQPICRLANPVFGA
- a CDS encoding Lrp/AsnC family transcriptional regulator, which produces MMELDDIDVKLLRLLQQDASMSNKALSFELNKSIAAVHERVRKLKRLGYIKKTVAILDRHKIGIGLISFSQVFLKAHTFEVLNEFEKEVAKFPEVMECYQMAGSYDFMLRIATKDMDAYHIFLRHRLAVLPQVNTVQTYFVLSETKSETAYPL
- a CDS encoding PNGase F N-terminal domain-containing protein, whose product is MKKSILFTSILCLSLSSQAQKLSNYVIQYNQSFNGNTAANQNAILVYANEKETFVSSAKEMNGQLAPPYERVVVERAGGNALLKIAKLKDGSIILTKDSLALSKQKFNATNETKTILGYPCKKVETSINSNKIEVWYTDKLGVKGAPTELGQDLGLVLEVIRNGNTRTFATKVEKVKTIPDQLRLKGNEKPYDELSYKDLIWKNRFIQIPVFRKERIRFADDVKSDSILRFANGTVLVKKVKIPKIKTSDNVFVQLVEQSKGDAYDRTGSVFIIPTNKAQSFLDGMKNGMNTLPKYENGNGKAYQGVVKTTSFEPIVELMRFFTPFGVKQFNYLQLKDKVWQDSVLYRQDVTELAGMLSEQEVYVGAFIGNYDKNGHEVSVELTIHPGFDAESKGSLKKAMSLFTTTNVMEMGGQEYGSMFDKEKGLTVSFHLDQDAKNVQLRYITTGHGGWGNGDEFVPKENRIFLNDALLFKYTPWRNDCGSYRLSNPASGNFATGLSSSDLSRSNWCPGTVTPPIYIDLGDLKAGDHTMQVQIPQGAPEGTSFSSWNVTGTLLFD
- a CDS encoding UbiA-like polyprenyltransferase, producing the protein MKKYLSLVLFAHSVFALPFAFIGFFLALHTTDYAFSWKLLVLMLVCMVTARNAAMAFNRYLDRDIDAINPRTAMRDIPAGKISAKNALVFTLVNCLIFIAATYFINSLCFMLSPIALFVVLFYSYTKRITPLCHLVLGAGLGLAPIGAYMVITGQFATVPVLYGFAVLTWVSGFDIIYALQDEAFDRANHLNSIPVWLGTKGAMRVSECLHVLSFIFILIPAFLMSVGWIYYLGVVFYGALLIYQHTLFSSTNLSRVNRDFMTTNGYASVIFAVFYLLDIWLIK
- the yihA gene encoding ribosome biogenesis GTP-binding protein YihA/YsxC: MEVKKAEFVCSNTRVDKLPAPNLPEYAFIGRSNVGKSSLINAMTNKKGLAKTSQKPGKTQLINHFIIDDTWYLVDLPGYGFAKASKTSRNEWEKFIRRYLTHRDNLQCVFVLVDSRHEPQKIDLDFCYWLGECGLPFMLVFTKADKQSTVKSDANIAKFKKSLLQWFEEVPPIFLTSAEKKMGHEPILEAIDEVNGRFVRPELDGNEQF
- a CDS encoding ABC transporter ATP-binding protein, encoding MLLEINHVTKDYANHRALDDVSIQIPKGKIFGLLGPNGAGKTSLIRIINQITAPDSGEILFNGEALGPQHIAQIGYLPEERGLYKKMKIGDQMLYLAQLKGLSKREALARIRDWCQRLDITSWLDKKIEDLSKGMQQKVQFVATVIHQPQLIILDEPFSGFDPVNANIIKEQILRLNQEGATIIFSTHRMETVEELCDNIALINRSKKILDGSVQAIKKEYRNQTYRLEYTASEDNFLLSDDTLFKVITSTKHEKTYITTIQLNNNSHINDVLMRFIPKIQLNQLIEIVPSMADIFIQKVTQVSPTANDHA
- a CDS encoding ABC transporter permease; translation: MHKILLIIQREYLSRVKKKSFIVMTFAVPLFFFALYAGMFYLTKKSFKDSHTEVFILDEQGDFASRLQSNKNVSYTVSKLDLQAQKVQLTQSEGKQSILYIPKDILTSKRAELITGGKTSFVTQEIISGQLEEIIREKEYKAKGIDLQIIQSIKPKVTIDAKELTADGEEKNSNTAIAMGLGVALAILVYLSLFLYGAQVMRGIIEEKSNRIIEVIISSVKPFQLMMGKIVGIGMVGLTQFVMWLVLTGGLFITATLLFVNSQDMQEVAASQPGAGNMSTVSKAMAQNDSASILTSIQSFNFTEVIIFFFLFFIAGYLLYSAIFAAAGSAVDNETEANQFSMPITMPLLLTYILSFGVIINDPNGPIATWLSFIPFTSPIAMLVRIPFGVPLWQILTSLTLLILTFLFVTWVAARIYRVGILIYGKKASLKEIIKWFNYKS
- a CDS encoding Mpo1-like protein, whose amino-acid sequence is MKQKKKVQEVEPLRPVDKYFAELDANFQDPTNRLIQAIFLPLLFFGIMGCIWMIPFPQFEFLVKLNWHTFLNWGSFFIAIVIYYYLKLSATLSYAILFSIGGMSFFIVQLEYAQKNGGPAVIWVCLGIALLAIVALFIGKGKEKTKITGQQFLQFLLVGPIWLWHFVFKKLNIRY
- a CDS encoding HAD-IA family hydrolase: MNSYKHILFDLDGTLTDPAEGITKCIAYALESKGIHTADLNSLKPLIGPPLKDSFIHTFGFDESEAIACVEKYRERFSTIGLYENILFDRIPELLALLKTKGYSIYLATSKPEIFAHKILQHFAINTYFDFAGGSALDDSRPTKTSVIQYVMEQAKLTSPQDCLMIGDRKHDLIGARETGMDAVGVLYGYGSQAELEQEDPTYLLATVTDLMEFFQ
- the rny gene encoding ribonuclease Y produces the protein MDIAIYSIISLIVGVVIGRYLLVLLFKKQEQEAKDKVNSILKDAEQEGEHIKKKRLLEAKEKFLQLKSEHEKEVNQRNNTINQKENTLRQKEQSINQKLENINRDKQEVDTKKKQLDKLVELNEKKSEEVETLKLQQIKQLESIAGVTADEAKNQLVDSLREEARSQAMIQIKDIVDEAKLTATKEAKKVVIQTIQRTATESAIENTVSIFNIENDEIKGRIIGREGRNIRALEAATGVEIIVDDTPEAIILSGFDPVRREIARLALHRLVTDGRIHPARIEEVVAKTRTQIEDEIVEIGERTAIDLGIHGLHPELIRMVGRMRYRSSYGQNLLQHSREVANFAATMAAELGLNVKHAKRAGLLHDIGKVPDDNPELPHAILGMQLAEKYKEHPDVCNAIGAHHDEIEMTALISPVVQACDAISGARPGARREVVESYIKRLKELEDLALSYPGVEKTFAIQAGRELRVIVESEKVSDAQSEILAADISNRIQTEMTYPGQIKVTVIRETRSVSYAK